In a genomic window of Wyeomyia smithii strain HCP4-BCI-WySm-NY-G18 chromosome 1, ASM2978416v1, whole genome shotgun sequence:
- the LOC129718115 gene encoding nuclear transcription factor Y subunit gamma, whose translation MADCTASGQTPTGSKPSEAQRSIDEFWPEQMSEIQRIKHVEPGNQVLPLARIKKIMKLDEDVKMISAEAPLLFAKAAEMFIQELTLRAWLHTEDNKRRTLQRSDIAMAIAKYDQFDFLIDIVPREEIKPARRDLGDNRQVVSTDDVQYYLQLAQQHQQALQGSSSSSAATSSGASPAASGNVVQVQTAPSVAQVKIQQPQIQTMQQQQITTIAAPSPNIILTNPATGQATIQTTAPTATINPAQLAQGQPLQLVQQVLTPTGEITHIPIPLTQSQLNFIRSQIQLGGPTTSTGQTATTATGQPIIIQAPQLQATPTIIQTAPAGVFLNAAQLQQLQQQQQQHNQQQQHHIIQQQSQQQQQSQQHQQYE comes from the exons ATGGCAGACTGTACCGCCTCGGGACAAACCCCAACCGGGTCCAAACCGAGCGAAGCCCAGCGCAGCATCGACGAGTTCTGGCCGGAGCAGATGTCGGAAATTCAACGCATCAAACATGTCGAACCGGGCAATCAGGTGCTACCGTTAGCACGGATCAAAAAGATCATGAAACTGGACGAGGACGTCAAAATGATCTCCGCCGAAGCACCGCTTCTATTCGCCAAAGCAGCGGAAATGTTTATTCAAGAGCTGACACTGCGAGCTTGGCTGCACACCGAGGATAATAAGCGCCGGACGCTGCAGCGCAGCGATATTGCTATGGCTATTGCCAAGTATGATCAGTTTGACTTTCTGATTGATATTGTGCCACGGGAGGAAATCAAACCGGCCCGGCGAGATCTTGGGGACAACAGGCAGGTCGTTTCGACGGATGATGTGCAGTACTATCTGCAGCTAGCACAGCAACATCAACAGGCCTTACAGGGTAGTAGTAGCAGCAGTGCTGCTACAAGCAGCGGTGCGAGTCCAGCTGCCAGTGGAAATGTGGTTCAAGTGCAAACGGCACCATCCGTCGCGCAGGTCAAAATTCAACAACCGCAAATCCAAAcgatgcagcagcagcag ATTACCACTATCGCAGCTCCCAGTCCGAATATAATCCTGACGAATCCAGCGACGGGTCAAGCCACCATACAAACTACAGCCCCAACTGCTACCATAAATCCCGCTCAACTTGCCCAAGGGCAACCGCTTCAGCTTGTGCAGCAAGTGCTGACACCGACCGGGGAAATAACTCACATTCCC ATCCCTTTGACACAAAGCCAGCTGAATTTCATCCGCTCACAGATACAGCTGGGAGGTCCAACAACAAGCACGGGACAAACGGCGACTACCGCCACCGGACAACCAATCATCATTCAGGCACCCCAACTGCAAGCGACACCCACCATCATCCAGACTGCACCCGCCGGCGTTTTTCTGAATGCGGCACAGCTTCAACAgttacaacaacagcaacaacaacataaTCAACAGCAACAACACCACATCATCCAACAGCAatcacagcagcagcaacaatctCAGCAACACCAACAATACGAGTAG